One window of the Staphylococcus equorum genome contains the following:
- a CDS encoding acetyl-CoA carboxylase carboxyltransferase subunit alpha, whose amino-acid sequence MLDFEKPLFEIKNKIESLKESQEKNDVDLQEEIDMLEASLERETEKVYTNLKPWDRVQLARLQERPTSLDYIPYIFDSFMEFHGDRNYRDDPAMIGGIGYLNGQAVTVVGQQRGKDTKDNIYRNFGMAHPEGYRKAIRLMKQAEKFNRPIITFIDTKGAYPGKAAEERGQSESIARNLVEMASLTVPVISIVIGEGGSGGALGLGITNRILMLENSTYSVISPEGASALLWKDSNLAKIAAETMKITAEDLRELNIADDVIKEPLGGAHHDVEIQAQNIKKGFEYHLAELSQLSKQQLVDDRYAKFRNIGAFHE is encoded by the coding sequence ATGCTTGATTTTGAAAAGCCGCTTTTTGAAATAAAAAATAAAATTGAATCATTAAAAGAATCTCAAGAAAAGAATGATGTAGATCTTCAAGAAGAAATTGATATGCTCGAAGCTTCTTTAGAGAGAGAGACTGAAAAGGTATATACAAACCTTAAACCATGGGATCGTGTGCAATTAGCACGTTTACAAGAAAGACCTACATCTTTAGATTACATACCTTATATATTTGATTCATTCATGGAATTTCATGGTGATAGAAATTATAGAGATGATCCTGCAATGATTGGTGGCATTGGTTATTTGAATGGCCAAGCTGTTACTGTAGTTGGACAACAACGTGGTAAAGATACCAAAGATAATATTTATCGTAATTTTGGGATGGCACATCCAGAAGGTTATAGAAAAGCAATTAGATTGATGAAACAGGCGGAAAAATTCAATCGACCTATTATTACTTTTATCGATACTAAAGGTGCGTATCCAGGTAAAGCAGCAGAAGAACGTGGACAAAGTGAATCTATCGCTAGAAACTTAGTTGAAATGGCTTCGTTAACAGTGCCAGTCATTTCTATTGTGATTGGTGAAGGTGGTAGTGGAGGAGCTTTAGGTTTAGGTATTACAAATCGTATATTGATGCTTGAAAATAGTACGTATTCTGTTATTTCACCTGAAGGTGCTTCTGCACTGTTATGGAAAGACAGTAATCTTGCAAAAATTGCTGCAGAAACAATGAAGATTACTGCTGAAGATTTACGTGAACTCAATATAGCTGATGATGTAATTAAAGAACCATTAGGTGGTGCACACCATGATGTTGAAATTCAAGCACAAAACATCAAGAAAGGTTTTGAATATCATTTAGCAGAATTAAGTCAGCTAAGTAAACAACAACTTGTTGATGACCGTTATGCAAAATTTAGAAATATTGGAGCATTTCACGAATAA
- the pfkA gene encoding 6-phosphofructokinase: MKKIAVLTSGGDSPGMNAAIRAVVRKAIFNNIEVYGVYQGYQGLLNDDIEKLELGSVGDTIQRGGTFLYSARCPEFKEVEMRKKGIENLRKRGIEGLVVIGGDGSYRGAQRISEECEEIQTIGIPGTIDNDINGSDFTIGFDTALNTIIDCVDKIRDTASSHARTFIIEVMGRDCGDLALWAGMSVGAETIIVPEVETDIKDVAEKIDNGIKRGKKHSIVMVAEGCMSGEACAQELTKYINVDARVSVLGHIQRGGSPSGADRVLASRLGGHAVDLLLQGKTAIGVGIRNNELTDTPFEEIFRSDQHEFDFETYELTNELSI; encoded by the coding sequence ATGAAAAAAATTGCAGTGTTGACAAGTGGTGGAGATTCTCCAGGCATGAACGCAGCTATAAGAGCTGTAGTTAGAAAAGCGATTTTTAATAACATTGAAGTCTATGGTGTTTACCAAGGCTATCAAGGTTTATTAAACGATGATATCGAAAAGCTTGAACTCGGTTCTGTTGGGGATACAATTCAACGCGGAGGCACTTTTTTATATTCAGCAAGGTGTCCTGAATTTAAAGAAGTAGAAATGCGTAAGAAAGGTATAGAAAACTTACGTAAAAGAGGAATCGAAGGCCTTGTAGTTATCGGTGGAGACGGTAGTTACAGAGGCGCGCAACGTATAAGTGAAGAATGTGAAGAAATCCAGACAATTGGAATACCTGGTACGATTGATAATGATATTAATGGTTCAGATTTTACAATTGGATTTGATACAGCATTAAACACTATTATTGATTGTGTTGATAAAATCCGTGATACAGCATCGAGTCATGCTAGAACCTTTATTATAGAAGTTATGGGACGTGATTGTGGAGACTTAGCATTGTGGGCAGGCATGTCTGTAGGTGCAGAAACAATTATCGTTCCAGAGGTAGAAACAGACATCAAAGATGTAGCTGAAAAAATCGATAATGGTATTAAAAGAGGCAAAAAACATTCAATCGTCATGGTAGCAGAAGGTTGTATGTCTGGAGAGGCTTGCGCTCAAGAGTTAACTAAGTATATTAATGTTGATGCACGTGTTTCTGTATTGGGTCACATCCAACGTGGTGGTAGCCCAAGTGGAGCAGATCGTGTGTTAGCGTCACGTTTAGGTGGTCATGCAGTAGATTTATTATTACAAGGGAAAACTGCTATTGGTGTGGGAATCCGTAATAATGAATTAACTGATACACCATTTGAAGAAATATTTAGATCAGATCAACATGAGTTCGATTTTGAAACTTATGAATTAACAAATGAATTATCTATATAA
- the pyk gene encoding pyruvate kinase, translating to MRKTKIVCTIGPASESEEMLEKLMKAGMNVARLNFSHGDHAEHKARIDSIRKVSKKLGKTVAILLDTKGPEIRTHSMKDGGIELERDTEVIVSMTEVEGTPEKFSVTYDNLINDVEEGSYILLDDGLIELQVKRIDKDNGEVVCDVLNTGELKNKKGVNLPGVKVSLPGITDKDAEDINFGISEGVDFIAASFVRRPSDVLDIRKLLEAQKNTTISIIPKIENQEGIDNIKDILEVSDGLMVARGDMGVEIPPESVPMVQKDLIRQCNKLGKPVITATQMLDSMQRNPRATRAEASDVANAIYDGTDAVMLSGETAAGLYPEEAVKTMRNIAVSAEGAQDYKKLLSDRTKLVETSLVNAIGVSVAHTALNLNVKAIVAATESGSTARTISKYRPQSDIIAVTPNPETARQCALVWGIHPVIKEGRKTTDALLNNAVATAVETEKVQNGDLIIITAGVPTGEKGTTNMMKLHLVGDELAKGQGIGRNSVVGQTLVVNNANELEGKDLSETIIVTSSVDETLVPYIENAIGLITEENGITSPSAIIGLEKGIPTVVGVENATKEIQNDVLVTIDANQGKIFEGYANVL from the coding sequence ATGAGAAAAACTAAAATTGTTTGTACTATTGGACCAGCGTCAGAATCGGAAGAAATGCTTGAGAAATTAATGAAAGCCGGAATGAATGTTGCTCGTTTAAACTTTTCACATGGTGATCATGCAGAACATAAAGCAAGAATTGACTCGATTCGTAAAGTATCTAAAAAATTAGGTAAAACTGTTGCAATCTTACTTGATACTAAAGGACCTGAAATTCGTACACACAGTATGAAAGATGGCGGTATTGAACTTGAAAGAGATACTGAAGTCATCGTAAGCATGACAGAAGTAGAAGGTACACCTGAAAAATTCTCAGTAACTTATGATAATTTAATCAATGATGTAGAAGAAGGTTCATATATTTTATTAGATGATGGTTTAATTGAATTACAAGTTAAACGTATCGACAAAGATAATGGCGAAGTTGTTTGTGATGTATTAAACACTGGCGAATTAAAAAATAAAAAAGGCGTAAACTTACCAGGCGTTAAAGTAAGTTTACCTGGTATTACTGATAAAGATGCTGAAGATATTAATTTTGGTATTAGCGAAGGCGTTGATTTCATCGCAGCTAGTTTCGTACGTCGTCCAAGTGATGTACTTGATATCCGTAAATTACTTGAAGCACAAAAAAATACAACAATCAGCATTATACCTAAAATTGAAAACCAAGAAGGTATTGACAACATCAAAGATATTCTTGAAGTTTCAGACGGTTTAATGGTTGCACGTGGTGATATGGGTGTTGAAATTCCACCAGAATCAGTACCTATGGTGCAAAAAGATTTAATCAGACAATGTAATAAATTAGGCAAACCTGTTATCACTGCGACACAAATGCTTGATTCTATGCAAAGAAACCCACGTGCTACACGTGCCGAAGCAAGTGATGTTGCCAACGCAATCTATGATGGTACAGACGCAGTAATGCTTTCTGGTGAAACAGCTGCTGGACTTTATCCTGAAGAAGCAGTTAAAACAATGCGTAATATTGCAGTTTCTGCTGAAGGTGCACAAGATTATAAAAAATTATTGTCAGATCGCACTAAATTAGTAGAAACGTCACTTGTTAACGCAATTGGTGTTTCAGTTGCACATACAGCATTAAACTTAAATGTAAAAGCAATTGTTGCTGCTACAGAAAGTGGTTCAACTGCTCGTACGATTTCTAAATATCGTCCACAATCAGACATTATCGCAGTAACACCTAATCCAGAAACTGCACGCCAATGTGCTCTAGTATGGGGAATTCATCCAGTAATCAAAGAAGGACGTAAAACTACAGATGCATTATTAAATAATGCTGTAGCAACTGCAGTTGAAACTGAAAAAGTTCAAAATGGTGATTTAATTATTATCACTGCTGGTGTTCCAACAGGTGAAAAAGGTACTACTAACATGATGAAATTACATTTAGTAGGAGATGAACTTGCTAAAGGACAAGGTATTGGTAGAAATTCAGTTGTTGGCCAAACACTTGTTGTTAATAATGCAAATGAGTTAGAAGGTAAAGATCTATCTGAAACAATTATTGTAACGTCTTCAGTAGACGAAACACTTGTACCTTATATTGAAAATGCAATTGGTTTAATCACAGAGGAAAATGGCATCACTT